Proteins from a single region of Ischnura elegans chromosome 2, ioIscEleg1.1, whole genome shotgun sequence:
- the LOC124153531 gene encoding sphingomyelin phosphodiesterase-like isoform X1: MEQQPMVSSLPRWNCFSLWPRRSCLTSRLPIFVIIFILSFLSCTYTVQGGPLPSLELFMKLRQNKSLENISKKETVDNGYSWLREWHMQKMNQSGYLAGFNGTGLLMEEVVLTPVEKRVHVIDGPSPKNTPEKNSVSYDSEEQTIQHFNALRLNYTALIKEIDQEINELIAKKRNGSRSLEFSWNAFDTHQKGHLPRIVDKALRLLNLKQVVTEVETSVMSKVSCTACKAGVGLLQHYIKTGRTASDIIRITKHFCVNLKIQTPRVCDGITELFGGEVTYVLKRVDIGPDEVCSFVIGDACGEVDNPSHEWKVQFPPVPKPSITSNPPPKPGTTPTFKVLHLSDTHFDPYYEEGTNAECNEPLCCRLTNGRPLHPSAAAGRWGDYRKCDTPKRTVDSMLEHISNTHPDIDYILWTGDLPPHDVWNQTREENLMVLRQTVDQLSTIFPNIPIFPALGNHESAPVNSFPPPFIQRGDFSMEWLYNAIDEQWRRWLPASVSGTIRRGAFYSVLVRPGFRIISLNMNYCNNKNWWLLLNSTDPATELQWMIYELQAAEFNREKVHIIGHIPPGHPDCLRVWSRNYYYIINRYESTIAAQFFGHTHFDEFEIFYDEAGADPTRPTSIAYVGPSVTPYFDLNPGYRIYYVDGDHKQTTRGVLDHETWVMNLKEANLYNYPIWYKLYSTRAAYGLPSLSPADWDSMLQKLTEDSDLFDLYYKHYWKNSPVRPVCDANCRKRMLCDLRSGRSHERRSLCQEIESRVDASTKTGWRSWILNGLALSYVANILSAFTWVQDTMGFRIMNPFSSSD; the protein is encoded by the exons ATGGAGCAACAACCAATGGTTTCATCATTACCGCGGTGGAATTGTTTTTCATTATGGCCCAGAAGAAGCTGTCTAACATCAAGGCTCCCTATTTTTGTTATCATATTCATTCTTAGTTTCCTATCATGCACATACACCGTTCAAG GTGGCCCGCTTCCTTCATtggagttatttatgaaattgagGCAAAACAAGAGCTTGGAGAATATTAGTAAGAAGGAGACTGTAGACAATGGGTACAGTTGGTTGAGGGAATGGCACATGCAGAAGATGAACCAATCAGGCTACCTTGCTGGTTTCAATGGAACTGGTTTACTTATGGAGGAGGTTGTTTTAACTCCAGTGGAAAAAAGAGTGCATGTCATTGATGGCCCTTCACCAAAAAATACACCTGAAAAAAATAGTGTTTCTTATGATTCAGAGGAGCAAACAATTCAGCATTTTAATGCCCTGCGGTTGAATTACACTGCTTTAATTAAAGAAATAGACCAAGAAATTAATGAG TTGATTGCAAAGAAGAGAAATGGCAGTCGCTCCCTGGAATTTTCATGGAATGCATTTGATACGCATCAAAAGGGTCACCTTCCTCGTATTGTGGACAAAGCTCTTCGGCTGCTAAATTTGAAACAAGTGGTCACAGAGGTAGAAACAAGTGTTATGTCCAAAGTGTCCTGTACAGCATGCAAAGCAG GTGTTGGATTGCTTCAGCATTATATAAAAACTGGTAGGACTGCTTCAGATATCATCAGAATAACCAAGCATTTCTGtgtaaatctgaaaattcaaactCCTCGTGTATGTGATGGAATCACTGAGCTGTTTGGG GGTGAAGTTACCTATGTATTGAAACGAGTAGATATTGGGCCAGATGAAGTCTGCAGCTTCGTTATTGGTGATGCATGTGGTGAAGTGGATAATCCATCACATGAATGGAAGGTTCAGTTTCCTCCAGTTCCAAAGCCTAGCATTACCAGTAATCCTCCTCCTAAG CCTGGAACAACACCAACTTTTAAAGTCCTGCATTTGTCAGACACACACTTTGACCCTTATTACGAAGAAGGCACCAATGCTGAATGCAACGAGCCTTTATGCTGCCGTTTGACTAATGGAAGGCCACTTCATCCATCTGCAGCTGCTGGCAGATGGGGAGATTACCGCAAGTGTGACACTCCCAAGCGGACTGTCGATTCCATGTTGGAGCACATATCTAATACTCATCCT GACATTGACTACATTCTATGGACTGGAGACTTGCCTCCTCATGATGTTTGGAATCAAACTCGTGAAGAAAACTTGATGGTCTTAAGGCAGACAGTGGATCAGCTCTCTACAATTTTCCCAAACATTCCAATTTTTCCTGCCTTGGGTAATCATGAAAGTGCTCCAGTCAACAG cTTCCCCCCTCCTTTCATCCAACGTGGAGATTTTTCCATGGAGTGGCTTTACAATGCCATTGATGAGCAGTGGCGAAGGTGGCTCCCGGCATCTGTGTCAGGAACTATTCGACGAGGAGCTTTTTACTCTGTTCTTGTTCGTCCTGGCTTTCGGATCATCTCTCTTAACATGAATTACTGCAATAACAAAAACtg GTGGCTGCTACTAAACAGCACTGATCCTGCTACTGAACTGCAGTGGATGATTTATGAGCTTCAGGCGGCTGAGTTCAATAGAGAAAAAGTTCACATAATTGGGCATATACCTCCTGGCCACCCAGATTGTCTTCGTGTTTGGAGCAGAAATTATTACTACATAATTAATCG ATATGAGTCAACCATTGCTGCTCAGTTTTTTGGTCACACTCATTTTGATGAGTTTGAAATCTTCTACGATGAGGCTGGTGCTGACCCTACTCGTCCCACAAGCATAGCATATGTAGGACCTTCTGTTACTCCATACTTCGATTTAAATCCAGGTTATAGGATATACTATGTTGACGGAGATCACAAGCAAACCACTCGT GGTGTCTTGGACCATGAAACATGGGTGATGAACCTCAAAGAAGCCAACTTGTATAATTATCCCATTTGGTATAAGCTTTACTCAACAAGGGCAGCTTATGGTTTGCCATCTCTGTCACCTGCAGATTGGGACTCCATGTTACAGAAACTTACTGAGGATTCTGATCTCTTTGACCTGTATTACAA GCATTACTGGAAAAACTCACCAGTCCGCCCTGTTTGTGATGCCAATTGCCGGAAAAGGATGCTCTGTGACCTTCGTTCAGGAAGGTCTCATGAAAGACGTTCTCTTTGCCAGGAAATTGAGAGCCGTGTGGATGCTTCCACAAAAACTGGATGGCGCTCCTGGATATTGAACGGCCTGGCCTTATCGTATGTGGCAAATATATTGTCTGCCTTCACCTGGGTGCAGGACACAATGGGCTTTCGAATAATGAACCCATTTTCTAGTAGTGACTAA
- the LOC124153531 gene encoding sphingomyelin phosphodiesterase-like isoform X2: MEQQPMVSSLPRWNCFSLWPRRSCLTSRLPIFVIIFILSFLSCTYTVQGGPLPSLELFMKLRQNKSLENISKKETVDNGYSWLREWHMQKMNQSGYLAGFNGTGLLMEEVVLTPVEKRVHVIDGPSPKNTPEKNSVSYDSEEQTIQHFNALRLNYTALIKEIDQEINELIAKKRNGSRSLEFSWNAFDTHQKGHLPRIVDKALRLLNLKQVVTEVETSVMSKVSCTACKAGVGLLQHYIKTGRTASDIIRITKHFCVNLKIQTPRVCDGITELFGGEVTYVLKRVDIGPDEVCSFVIGDACGEVDNPSHEWKVQFPPVPKPSITSNPPPKPGTTPTFKVLHLSDTHFDPYYEEGTNAECNEPLCCRLTNGRPLHPSAAAGRWGDYRKCDTPKRTVDSMLEHISNTHPDIDYILWTGDLPPHDVWNQTREENLMVLRQTVDQLSTIFPNIPIFPALGNHESAPVNSFPPPFIQRGDFSMEWLYNAIDEQWRRWLPASVSGTIRRGAFYSVLVRPGFRIISLNMNYCNNKNWWLLLNSTDPATELQWMIYELQAAEFNREKVHIIGHIPPGHPDCLRVWSRNYYYIINRYESTIAAQFFGHTHFDEFEIFYDEAGADPTRPTSIAYVGPSVTPYFDLNPGYRIYYVDGDHKQTTRGVLDHETWVMNLKEANLYNYPIWYKLYSTRAAYGLPSLSPADWDSMLQKLTEDSDLFDLYYKHYWKNSPVRPVCDANCRKRMLCDLRSGRSHERRSLCQEIESRVDASTKTGWRSWILNGLALSVSIFMAIPALTYSIPKLVLGFG, encoded by the exons ATGGAGCAACAACCAATGGTTTCATCATTACCGCGGTGGAATTGTTTTTCATTATGGCCCAGAAGAAGCTGTCTAACATCAAGGCTCCCTATTTTTGTTATCATATTCATTCTTAGTTTCCTATCATGCACATACACCGTTCAAG GTGGCCCGCTTCCTTCATtggagttatttatgaaattgagGCAAAACAAGAGCTTGGAGAATATTAGTAAGAAGGAGACTGTAGACAATGGGTACAGTTGGTTGAGGGAATGGCACATGCAGAAGATGAACCAATCAGGCTACCTTGCTGGTTTCAATGGAACTGGTTTACTTATGGAGGAGGTTGTTTTAACTCCAGTGGAAAAAAGAGTGCATGTCATTGATGGCCCTTCACCAAAAAATACACCTGAAAAAAATAGTGTTTCTTATGATTCAGAGGAGCAAACAATTCAGCATTTTAATGCCCTGCGGTTGAATTACACTGCTTTAATTAAAGAAATAGACCAAGAAATTAATGAG TTGATTGCAAAGAAGAGAAATGGCAGTCGCTCCCTGGAATTTTCATGGAATGCATTTGATACGCATCAAAAGGGTCACCTTCCTCGTATTGTGGACAAAGCTCTTCGGCTGCTAAATTTGAAACAAGTGGTCACAGAGGTAGAAACAAGTGTTATGTCCAAAGTGTCCTGTACAGCATGCAAAGCAG GTGTTGGATTGCTTCAGCATTATATAAAAACTGGTAGGACTGCTTCAGATATCATCAGAATAACCAAGCATTTCTGtgtaaatctgaaaattcaaactCCTCGTGTATGTGATGGAATCACTGAGCTGTTTGGG GGTGAAGTTACCTATGTATTGAAACGAGTAGATATTGGGCCAGATGAAGTCTGCAGCTTCGTTATTGGTGATGCATGTGGTGAAGTGGATAATCCATCACATGAATGGAAGGTTCAGTTTCCTCCAGTTCCAAAGCCTAGCATTACCAGTAATCCTCCTCCTAAG CCTGGAACAACACCAACTTTTAAAGTCCTGCATTTGTCAGACACACACTTTGACCCTTATTACGAAGAAGGCACCAATGCTGAATGCAACGAGCCTTTATGCTGCCGTTTGACTAATGGAAGGCCACTTCATCCATCTGCAGCTGCTGGCAGATGGGGAGATTACCGCAAGTGTGACACTCCCAAGCGGACTGTCGATTCCATGTTGGAGCACATATCTAATACTCATCCT GACATTGACTACATTCTATGGACTGGAGACTTGCCTCCTCATGATGTTTGGAATCAAACTCGTGAAGAAAACTTGATGGTCTTAAGGCAGACAGTGGATCAGCTCTCTACAATTTTCCCAAACATTCCAATTTTTCCTGCCTTGGGTAATCATGAAAGTGCTCCAGTCAACAG cTTCCCCCCTCCTTTCATCCAACGTGGAGATTTTTCCATGGAGTGGCTTTACAATGCCATTGATGAGCAGTGGCGAAGGTGGCTCCCGGCATCTGTGTCAGGAACTATTCGACGAGGAGCTTTTTACTCTGTTCTTGTTCGTCCTGGCTTTCGGATCATCTCTCTTAACATGAATTACTGCAATAACAAAAACtg GTGGCTGCTACTAAACAGCACTGATCCTGCTACTGAACTGCAGTGGATGATTTATGAGCTTCAGGCGGCTGAGTTCAATAGAGAAAAAGTTCACATAATTGGGCATATACCTCCTGGCCACCCAGATTGTCTTCGTGTTTGGAGCAGAAATTATTACTACATAATTAATCG ATATGAGTCAACCATTGCTGCTCAGTTTTTTGGTCACACTCATTTTGATGAGTTTGAAATCTTCTACGATGAGGCTGGTGCTGACCCTACTCGTCCCACAAGCATAGCATATGTAGGACCTTCTGTTACTCCATACTTCGATTTAAATCCAGGTTATAGGATATACTATGTTGACGGAGATCACAAGCAAACCACTCGT GGTGTCTTGGACCATGAAACATGGGTGATGAACCTCAAAGAAGCCAACTTGTATAATTATCCCATTTGGTATAAGCTTTACTCAACAAGGGCAGCTTATGGTTTGCCATCTCTGTCACCTGCAGATTGGGACTCCATGTTACAGAAACTTACTGAGGATTCTGATCTCTTTGACCTGTATTACAA GCATTACTGGAAAAACTCACCAGTCCGCCCTGTTTGTGATGCCAATTGCCGGAAAAGGATGCTCTGTGACCTTCGTTCAGGAAGGTCTCATGAAAGACGTTCTCTTTGCCAGGAAATTGAGAGCCGTGTGGATGCTTCCACAAAAACTGGATGGCGCTCCTGGATATTGAACGGCCTGGCCTTATC